One window of Phycisphaeraceae bacterium genomic DNA carries:
- the murB gene encoding UDP-N-acetylmuramate dehydrogenase: MSVATEDANTVVIERDAPLSTWFGIGGRADRLARPASVEDLLHCVRLDPALRVLGDGANLLVHDDGVLELVVCLSDPCWERIEIDQRTGRVVAGAGVSLPRLIKATIEAGLAGLEGLGGIPATVGGAVIMNAGGKFGQIGDAVQAVHAVDRAGIEVVRDRREIRFDYRRSGLNELIVTSVEFMLSPSDPAALKARHKEVMEYKKGSQPLAADSAGCVFKNPLLDADLEGIGARGARVSAGRLIDLAGCKGMSVGGASVSERHGNFIVTSRGCLAADVLELMERVRARVADRFGVVIEPEIVVWRRDR; the protein is encoded by the coding sequence ATGAGCGTGGCAACCGAAGACGCGAATACTGTTGTGATCGAGCGCGATGCGCCCTTGTCCACGTGGTTCGGGATCGGGGGGCGTGCCGATCGCCTCGCGCGCCCGGCGAGCGTTGAGGATCTGTTGCATTGTGTGAGGTTGGATCCTGCGCTGCGTGTGCTGGGTGACGGCGCGAATCTCCTGGTGCATGACGACGGCGTCTTGGAGCTGGTCGTGTGCCTGAGCGATCCGTGCTGGGAACGGATCGAGATCGATCAACGGACCGGGCGAGTCGTTGCGGGCGCGGGGGTGTCGCTGCCCCGACTGATCAAGGCGACGATCGAAGCGGGGCTGGCAGGCCTTGAGGGGCTCGGCGGTATTCCCGCGACAGTCGGCGGGGCCGTGATCATGAACGCGGGGGGGAAGTTCGGGCAGATCGGCGATGCGGTGCAGGCGGTGCACGCGGTTGATCGCGCGGGTATCGAGGTCGTGCGCGATCGGCGGGAGATTCGCTTTGATTACAGGCGTTCGGGGCTGAATGAGCTGATCGTGACGTCTGTCGAGTTCATGCTCTCGCCTTCGGATCCGGCGGCGTTGAAAGCGCGTCACAAGGAGGTCATGGAGTACAAGAAGGGGTCGCAGCCGCTGGCGGCGGATTCGGCGGGTTGCGTCTTCAAGAACCCGTTGCTTGATGCGGACCTTGAGGGGATCGGCGCGAGAGGGGCGCGTGTCTCTGCGGGGCGACTGATCGATCTTGCGGGGTGCAAGGGGATGAGCGTCGGCGGTGCATCGGTGAGCGAGAGGCACGGCAATTTCATCGTGACATCGCGTGGGTGCCTCGCTGCGGATGTGCTCGAACTGATGGAGCGGGTTCGGGCGCGTGTGGCAGATCGTTTCGGTGTTGTGATCGAGCCGGAGATCGTTGTGTGGAGGCGAGACCGGTGA
- a CDS encoding DUF5110 domain-containing protein — protein sequence MPQRVSHCIIRSAQEMQSSGDASAFRVHWRASRRRGRPRRTLRVALPAGCDLYGLGEHAGPLRRNGRRVTLWNADHYAYDEKTPSLYQSHPWVMGVRRDGTCFGILWDTPARSRAALSDGMLIVHVEDAAFPVYTIEGDTPESVLTILTHLIGRISLPPLWALGYHQSRYSYYPDAEVRRIADEMRLRRIPCDVIWLDIHYMNGNRSFTFDPERFPDPRSLISHLHDRSLRTVLMIDPGLKVDPEYHAYASGHEQGMFVSTSTGDEYHGQVWPGACAFPDFSRSRVREWWGSLYAPLIELGADGFWNDMNEPAIFDGPGRTMPEDNVHLADPELGGPTTHARLHNVYGTLMVRATREGVERLRPDSRPFILTRSGFLGTHRHAATWTGDNSSTWEHLGWSITMALNLGLSGQPLVGPDIGGFEGNASGRLFARWMGVGSLLPFCRAHTDVWTKEHEPWSWGPQVEATCRRAIMRRYRLLPYLYTLAHESAACGLPIVRPLFFADPADPALRTADDSFLLGPSVLVRCAVTDDGPCVSPFPAGEWARFDVIESEDPELPDLHLREGHILPVGPAMQHSGERTADPLTLFIHHDQHGNASGSLYEDAGDGHEHTRGASRMTRIESTRRSDAIQVSMRITAGEWEQHPRTLRLVVFISGEARTCEVRCDNARDQSWSIPLDRFC from the coding sequence ATGCCGCAGCGCGTTTCACACTGCATCATCAGGTCGGCGCAAGAGATGCAGAGTTCGGGAGATGCATCGGCGTTCCGAGTCCATTGGAGGGCGAGTAGACGCCGGGGACGGCCTCGCCGCACGCTGCGCGTCGCCCTCCCCGCTGGCTGCGACCTGTACGGACTCGGCGAGCACGCCGGCCCTCTCCGACGGAACGGCAGACGCGTTACACTCTGGAACGCCGATCACTACGCGTACGACGAGAAGACCCCATCCCTCTATCAATCCCACCCGTGGGTCATGGGTGTCCGGCGCGATGGCACGTGCTTCGGCATCCTCTGGGACACTCCCGCAAGATCCCGTGCCGCCCTTTCTGATGGAATGCTGATTGTCCACGTCGAGGACGCCGCGTTTCCTGTCTACACGATCGAGGGCGACACTCCAGAATCTGTTCTCACGATTCTCACGCACCTGATCGGTCGGATCTCGCTCCCGCCGCTCTGGGCCCTTGGATACCACCAGTCTCGCTACTCCTACTACCCCGACGCCGAGGTGCGCCGTATCGCCGACGAGATGCGACTCCGCCGCATCCCCTGCGATGTGATCTGGCTCGACATCCACTACATGAACGGCAATCGCAGCTTCACGTTCGATCCGGAACGCTTCCCTGATCCGCGTTCGCTCATCTCCCACCTCCACGATCGCTCCCTACGCACCGTGCTGATGATCGATCCGGGCCTCAAGGTCGATCCCGAGTACCACGCCTACGCATCCGGCCATGAGCAGGGCATGTTCGTCTCAACCTCAACGGGAGACGAGTACCACGGCCAGGTCTGGCCCGGCGCCTGTGCATTCCCCGACTTCTCGCGATCACGCGTGCGTGAATGGTGGGGATCGTTGTACGCGCCGCTCATCGAACTCGGAGCCGACGGCTTCTGGAACGACATGAACGAGCCCGCCATCTTCGACGGCCCCGGCCGGACCATGCCGGAGGACAACGTGCATCTCGCCGATCCCGAGCTCGGCGGCCCGACCACGCACGCACGCCTCCACAACGTCTACGGCACACTCATGGTCCGTGCCACGCGAGAAGGTGTCGAGCGTCTGAGACCCGACTCCCGCCCGTTCATCCTCACACGCTCCGGCTTCCTCGGCACGCATCGCCACGCCGCAACATGGACGGGCGACAACTCCTCAACGTGGGAGCACCTGGGCTGGTCCATCACGATGGCCCTTAATCTCGGGCTCTCGGGACAGCCACTCGTCGGGCCGGATATCGGCGGATTCGAAGGGAACGCGAGCGGCAGACTCTTCGCACGATGGATGGGTGTCGGCTCGCTCCTCCCCTTCTGCCGCGCACACACCGATGTCTGGACCAAAGAGCACGAGCCGTGGTCCTGGGGACCACAGGTCGAAGCAACATGCCGACGCGCGATCATGCGCCGATATCGCCTCCTCCCGTACCTCTACACGCTCGCACACGAATCCGCGGCGTGCGGACTCCCGATCGTTCGCCCGCTCTTCTTTGCCGATCCGGCCGACCCCGCACTTCGCACCGCCGATGATTCGTTCCTGCTCGGGCCGTCGGTGCTCGTTCGCTGCGCCGTGACAGACGATGGCCCGTGCGTCTCACCCTTCCCGGCGGGCGAGTGGGCCCGCTTCGATGTCATAGAGAGCGAAGACCCGGAACTGCCCGATCTGCATCTTCGCGAGGGGCACATCCTGCCCGTGGGGCCCGCGATGCAGCACTCCGGCGAGCGCACAGCCGATCCGCTCACACTCTTCATCCATCACGATCAACACGGGAACGCCTCCGGATCGCTCTACGAAGACGCCGGCGACGGCCACGAGCACACTCGGGGCGCATCCCGCATGACTCGTATCGAGTCCACCAGAAGAAGCGATGCCATACAGGTCAGCATGCGTATCACGGCGGGCGAGTGGGAACAACACCCCCGTACGCTGCGGCTTGTGGTGTTCATCTCGGGCGAGGCGCGAACGTGCGAGGTGCGCTGCGACAACGCCCGCGACCAATCGTGGTCGATCCCGCTTGATCGCTTCTGCTGA
- a CDS encoding NUDIX domain-containing protein: MTPNAAAPDQAGAHPLPYRLACLCDLRDAQGRILLLKRLKSPNLGLCSPIGGKLDVESGESPAQCAQREIMEEAGIDVPIDRLRLVGLISERAFEGRGHWLLFYYRVMGPVEVPAQDIREGRLDWFALNQIDSLPIPETDRHIIWPLVRQAEPTGSAPEPGFFAVHIDCSGTQLSWTVEQQRPPHG; the protein is encoded by the coding sequence ATGACGCCGAACGCAGCAGCACCAGACCAGGCAGGGGCTCACCCCCTCCCCTATCGCCTCGCCTGTCTCTGCGACTTGCGCGATGCTCAGGGCAGAATCCTCCTCCTCAAACGCCTGAAGTCGCCGAACCTCGGTCTCTGCTCCCCCATTGGGGGTAAACTCGACGTCGAGAGCGGCGAATCACCCGCCCAATGCGCCCAACGAGAGATCATGGAAGAGGCGGGCATTGATGTGCCCATCGATCGTCTGCGTCTGGTCGGGCTGATCTCGGAAAGGGCCTTCGAGGGCCGCGGCCATTGGCTCCTCTTCTACTACCGCGTCATGGGGCCCGTCGAGGTCCCCGCCCAGGACATCCGCGAGGGCCGTCTCGACTGGTTTGCATTGAATCAGATCGACTCGCTGCCCATCCCAGAGACCGATCGGCACATCATCTGGCCACTCGTTCGGCAGGCAGAACCAACGGGCTCTGCCCCCGAGCCCGGCTTCTTTGCCGTTCACATCGACTGCTCCGGCACCCAACTCAGCTGGACGGTCGAACAGCAACGCCCCCCGCATGGCTGA
- a CDS encoding transcription elongation factor GreA, with protein sequence MDIMTPEERVQLEVRLNALLANRSAISERIAEARALGDLKENAEYHAAREQQGMEEAEIRRLEERLAKAHVISTDLGKTTGQVFLGSTVKLREVDSGEEELYKLVGDAQAGLDSEIIEVTVTSPMGEALFKANVGETIRVRTRRGLKAFVVVELV encoded by the coding sequence ATGGACATCATGACACCTGAAGAGCGTGTGCAACTCGAGGTGCGACTCAACGCGTTGCTCGCGAACAGGTCGGCGATCTCTGAGAGGATCGCGGAGGCGCGGGCGCTGGGCGACCTCAAGGAGAATGCCGAGTACCACGCGGCGCGTGAGCAGCAGGGCATGGAAGAGGCGGAGATCCGCCGGCTGGAAGAGCGTCTGGCGAAGGCGCATGTCATCAGCACCGACCTGGGTAAGACGACCGGGCAGGTGTTTCTCGGCAGCACCGTGAAGCTTCGTGAGGTCGATTCGGGCGAAGAAGAACTCTACAAGCTCGTCGGCGATGCGCAGGCGGGTCTCGACTCTGAGATCATCGAGGTCACGGTGACGAGCCCGATGGGTGAGGCGCTCTTCAAGGCGAACGTCGGCGAGACGATCAGGGTGCGCACACGGCGCGGGCTGAAGGCGTTTGTTGTCGTGGAACTGGTCTGA
- the asnB gene encoding asparagine synthase (glutamine-hydrolyzing) gives MCGILGIVRGAGAPVTLTDAQVVAMRDRMVHRGPDDAGLERLGSVVLAHRRLSVIDPSPAGHQPMRFDSPAGRTRGWLVYNGEIYNDAELRRDLSREGVAFATSCDTETLGRCCEQWGPGIAAARVRGMFAFAWYDPHARTLTLARDPIGIKPLYYTLLSVAGITELVFASEIGAILAHPGVRAAPDPITVSAYLTTIRTTLGPRTLYEGIRVVRPGQVLTFDLSGASLPLAHAAIDTRQWSANADPEDGTTERVVRESVRVHLRADVPTCALLSGGLDSSIVVSTARRHVDVLRTYCSGAPEAEGVGGSEDFAFARLVASRIGVVHTEAPVTRRMFQERWPAMVERMRTPLGTPNEVAINEVARTLRADGHVVALSGEGADEFFAGYDTPLSMALFHVEQGDHDPGLFQLNAAAWVPLNAKPGLLNPGWWSSAERDEELVAAYRSEFAAVSDEAAGEAEYRGRNLDPLECHLRFHQRINLVGLLQRLDSATMLESVEGRTPLADVVVRAHAWSLPMARKFTETRAAPGASPLTRTKIALREAFADALPPEVVERKKASFPLPFQAWVSDQSESIRRSAFLREIFTDAAIMTVAERPSELWSLAWPMANLAIWGEAMWGAA, from the coding sequence ATGTGCGGCATCCTCGGAATCGTGCGCGGAGCCGGTGCCCCGGTCACACTGACCGACGCTCAGGTTGTTGCCATGCGCGATCGCATGGTGCATCGCGGGCCGGACGATGCGGGGCTTGAGCGTCTTGGCAGCGTCGTCCTCGCCCATCGACGGCTGAGCGTCATCGATCCTTCGCCCGCCGGGCACCAGCCGATGCGCTTCGACAGCCCTGCCGGGCGAACCCGGGGCTGGCTCGTCTACAACGGCGAGATCTACAACGATGCCGAGCTTCGTCGGGATCTCTCGCGCGAAGGTGTCGCGTTCGCGACTTCGTGCGACACCGAGACGCTCGGGCGATGCTGCGAGCAGTGGGGGCCGGGCATCGCCGCCGCTCGCGTCCGAGGCATGTTCGCATTCGCGTGGTACGACCCGCACGCAAGGACCCTGACCCTCGCCCGCGACCCGATCGGGATCAAGCCGCTGTACTACACGCTGCTCTCGGTCGCTGGCATCACCGAGCTCGTCTTTGCGAGCGAGATCGGTGCCATCCTCGCTCACCCCGGCGTCCGCGCCGCGCCCGATCCCATCACCGTCAGCGCCTACCTCACGACGATCCGAACCACGCTCGGACCGCGAACTCTCTACGAGGGCATCCGCGTTGTCCGCCCCGGCCAGGTCCTGACCTTCGACCTGAGCGGCGCGTCGCTCCCACTCGCACACGCCGCGATCGACACGCGTCAATGGAGCGCGAACGCCGATCCCGAAGACGGCACGACCGAACGCGTCGTCCGCGAGAGCGTTCGCGTCCACCTTCGCGCGGACGTCCCGACCTGCGCCCTGCTCTCCGGGGGCTTGGACAGCTCTATCGTCGTCTCGACTGCTCGTCGGCACGTCGACGTGCTCCGAACGTACTGCTCCGGCGCACCGGAGGCCGAGGGCGTCGGCGGCTCAGAGGACTTCGCCTTTGCGCGGCTCGTCGCTTCCCGGATCGGCGTCGTCCACACCGAGGCCCCCGTCACACGCCGGATGTTCCAGGAGCGATGGCCCGCGATGGTCGAGCGCATGCGCACGCCTCTGGGAACACCCAACGAGGTGGCGATCAACGAGGTCGCCAGAACCCTCCGCGCCGATGGCCACGTCGTCGCCCTCAGCGGCGAGGGTGCCGACGAGTTCTTCGCCGGATACGACACGCCGCTTTCCATGGCCCTCTTCCACGTCGAGCAGGGAGACCACGATCCCGGCCTCTTCCAGCTCAACGCCGCTGCCTGGGTCCCGCTCAACGCCAAGCCCGGCCTCCTCAACCCCGGCTGGTGGTCGAGTGCCGAGCGCGACGAGGAACTCGTCGCGGCGTACAGGTCCGAGTTCGCCGCCGTGAGCGACGAAGCCGCAGGCGAAGCCGAGTACCGCGGCCGCAATCTCGACCCCCTCGAGTGCCACCTGCGCTTCCATCAGCGGATCAACCTGGTCGGCCTGCTCCAGCGCCTGGACTCCGCCACGATGCTCGAGTCGGTCGAGGGTCGAACGCCCCTCGCCGACGTCGTCGTCCGCGCCCACGCGTGGTCGCTGCCGATGGCTCGGAAGTTCACGGAGACTCGCGCCGCGCCCGGCGCAAGCCCGCTGACCCGTACCAAGATCGCTCTGCGCGAGGCCTTCGCAGACGCCCTGCCCCCGGAGGTTGTCGAGCGTAAGAAGGCCAGCTTCCCGCTGCCGTTTCAGGCGTGGGTCTCGGATCAATCGGAGTCGATCAGACGGTCGGCGTTCCTGCGCGAGATCTTCACTGATGCCGCGATCATGACGGTCGCGGAGCGGCCGAGCGAGTTGTGGTCGCTGGCGTGGCCGATGGCGAACCTCGCGATATGGGGAGAGGCGATGTGGGGAGCGGCGTAG
- a CDS encoding arylsulfatase, translated as MVRSVELCTPRKSFGSALAYLVGLFVTGLVASSALAGGETSQVAPRPHIVHIVADDLGWKDVGFNGCSDIRTPNIDRLAGEGAVLSQFYTQSMCTPTRAAMLTGRYPYRYGLQTAVIPSVSAYGLDTEEWLMPQAMKEAGYTTAIIGKWHLGHADKKWWPRQRGFDYQYGAMIGELDYFTHEEHGVLDWFRDNEPVVEEGYTTTLIGKDAARLIENHDKSVPLYLYLTFNAPHTPYQAPQEYIDRYPDIAEPTRRIYAGMISCLDDEIGRVVNALERAGMRERTIIIFHSDNGGTRNAMFSGVMTDMSKVVLPCDNGPYREGKGTLFEGGSRVCALVNWPGKIAKGRVDGMVHAVDLFPTLAALAGAPTTRSKPLDGLNVWETLSRNAPSPRDEIVYNIEPFRAAIRQGDWKLIWRTTLPQSVDLYNLADDPSETNNLASKYPDIVERMKARIDELSRDAAKPLFLLDQFKVIQTNMKGEPVMPIDDGFGTGDTR; from the coding sequence ATGGTCAGATCTGTCGAGCTTTGTACCCCTCGCAAGTCGTTCGGATCTGCACTTGCGTACTTGGTCGGTTTGTTCGTGACCGGTCTGGTTGCGTCGTCGGCGCTCGCGGGCGGCGAGACCTCACAGGTGGCTCCCCGCCCTCACATCGTCCACATTGTTGCAGACGATCTGGGCTGGAAGGACGTCGGCTTCAACGGGTGTAGCGACATCAGGACGCCGAACATCGATCGGCTCGCCGGTGAGGGTGCCGTGCTCTCGCAGTTCTACACCCAGTCGATGTGCACGCCGACGCGTGCCGCGATGCTGACCGGGCGCTACCCCTATCGCTACGGGCTTCAAACCGCGGTGATCCCCTCCGTCTCCGCCTACGGGCTTGACACCGAAGAGTGGCTGATGCCCCAGGCCATGAAGGAAGCCGGGTACACCACCGCCATCATCGGGAAGTGGCACCTCGGGCACGCCGACAAGAAGTGGTGGCCCCGCCAGCGCGGCTTCGACTACCAGTACGGGGCGATGATCGGTGAACTCGACTACTTCACGCACGAGGAGCACGGCGTGCTCGACTGGTTCCGCGATAACGAACCCGTCGTCGAAGAGGGTTACACCACCACGCTCATCGGCAAGGACGCCGCACGCCTCATCGAGAATCACGACAAGTCCGTGCCGCTCTATCTCTACCTCACGTTCAACGCACCCCACACGCCGTACCAGGCCCCGCAGGAGTACATAGACCGATACCCCGACATCGCGGAGCCTACACGACGCATCTACGCAGGCATGATCTCATGCCTCGACGACGAGATCGGTCGGGTCGTCAACGCACTCGAACGCGCCGGCATGCGCGAACGCACCATCATCATCTTCCACAGCGACAACGGCGGCACCCGCAACGCCATGTTCAGCGGCGTCATGACCGACATGAGCAAGGTCGTCCTCCCGTGCGACAACGGGCCGTACCGCGAGGGGAAGGGGACGCTTTTCGAGGGCGGGAGCCGCGTCTGTGCGCTCGTCAACTGGCCGGGGAAGATCGCAAAGGGCCGTGTGGACGGGATGGTTCACGCCGTCGACCTCTTCCCCACGCTCGCGGCACTCGCCGGGGCACCCACGACCAGAAGCAAGCCCCTCGACGGCCTCAACGTCTGGGAAACCCTCTCACGCAACGCTCCCTCACCCCGCGACGAGATCGTCTACAACATCGAGCCGTTCCGGGCCGCGATCCGCCAGGGCGACTGGAAACTCATCTGGCGGACCACGCTCCCCCAGAGCGTCGATCTTTACAACCTCGCGGACGATCCTTCGGAGACGAACAATCTCGCCTCGAAGTATCCCGATATTGTCGAGCGGATGAAGGCCCGGATCGATGAGCTCTCGCGCGATGCCGCGAAGCCCCTCTTCCTCCTCGACCAGTTCAAGGTCATCCAGACCAACATGAAGGGCGAGCCCGTGATGCCCATCGACGATGGGTTCGGCACGGGCGACACGCGCTGA
- a CDS encoding D-alanine--D-alanine ligase — MKHVLVLGGGPDREREVSLNSSRAIADALERFGYRVRYEVIERIGVRELRALPGDVVFPALHGAFGEGGPLQEIMELDGRPYVGSRARAARAAMDKLASKLEAARLGIPTAEACVVNRSDFGLPIPIPLVMKPVHDGSSVGLHLCGDDAAYERARREVDRDIDQNPGRAYLAERMIRGRELTQTLIAADADGGDLEAMDAIEIIPAEGAYDYDAKYVRNDTRYVVKPELPGGLAGELQAWSMRLARSMGVRHVCRVDFLLEPGEDGVRPWFLEINTMPGFTDHSLVPKAAAHRGIDMGALCDRLVRAASRDHKPSGGR; from the coding sequence GTGAAGCATGTTCTGGTGCTCGGTGGTGGGCCGGATCGCGAGCGAGAGGTGAGTCTCAACAGTTCGCGGGCGATTGCCGATGCGCTGGAGCGGTTCGGGTATCGCGTGCGCTATGAGGTGATCGAGCGGATCGGGGTTCGGGAGCTCCGTGCATTACCCGGCGATGTGGTCTTTCCCGCGTTGCATGGGGCGTTCGGTGAGGGCGGGCCCCTGCAAGAGATCATGGAACTGGATGGGCGTCCGTATGTCGGAAGCCGGGCTCGGGCGGCACGGGCCGCGATGGACAAGCTGGCATCGAAGCTGGAGGCGGCCCGGCTGGGCATCCCGACGGCGGAGGCGTGTGTGGTCAATCGGAGCGACTTCGGGCTCCCGATCCCGATTCCGCTGGTGATGAAGCCGGTGCATGACGGATCGAGCGTTGGCTTGCACTTGTGCGGGGATGATGCCGCGTATGAGCGTGCGCGGCGCGAAGTTGATCGTGATATCGATCAGAACCCTGGTCGGGCGTATCTCGCGGAGCGGATGATCCGCGGACGCGAGTTGACGCAGACGCTGATCGCAGCGGATGCTGACGGCGGGGATCTTGAGGCGATGGACGCGATCGAGATCATTCCGGCTGAGGGCGCGTATGACTACGACGCCAAGTATGTGCGCAACGACACGCGGTACGTGGTGAAGCCCGAGCTGCCGGGGGGGCTTGCGGGGGAGCTTCAGGCGTGGTCGATGCGGCTGGCCCGCAGCATGGGTGTGAGGCATGTCTGCCGCGTGGATTTCCTGCTCGAACCGGGCGAGGACGGTGTGCGTCCATGGTTCCTTGAGATCAACACGATGCCCGGCTTTACGGACCATTCGCTGGTGCCGAAGGCGGCGGCTCATCGCGGGATAGACATGGGTGCTCTCTGCGACCGCCTGGTCAGGGCGGCTTCTCGGGACCACAAGCCGAGTGGCGGGCGGTGA
- a CDS encoding ABC transporter ATP-binding protein, whose product MHRTEPTISDLPSHIGNTRDWAEARSEGPLLAVEDLVVEFPARGPGRQAHRAIDRVSFQLDRAEALGVVGESGSGKTTLGRAALGLIPATHGRIRLSGHDISKAPPSRLRHLRRSAQIVFQDPGGSLNPRMTVAACVAEPLEIHRVGSRAERRNRALTLLERCGMPADAAERYPHELSGGQRQRVAIARAIALEPSLIVCDEPTSALDVSVQAQILNLLMDLQRERGLAYLFISHDIEVVAHLCTRIAVMREGRIIESGPTDTVLNSPADPYTRALLSAVPSRDFATS is encoded by the coding sequence ATGCACCGGACCGAACCGACAATCTCGGACCTGCCCTCTCACATAGGGAACACCCGAGACTGGGCCGAGGCCCGGTCGGAAGGTCCGTTGCTCGCCGTCGAAGATCTTGTCGTCGAATTCCCGGCCAGAGGCCCCGGGCGTCAAGCCCATCGTGCTATCGACAGGGTCTCCTTCCAGCTCGACAGAGCCGAAGCACTCGGTGTTGTCGGAGAATCGGGCTCCGGGAAGACAACGCTCGGCCGCGCGGCACTCGGCCTTATCCCCGCGACCCACGGGCGCATCCGCCTCTCCGGCCACGACATCAGCAAGGCCCCTCCATCACGGCTTCGACACCTGCGCCGCTCAGCCCAGATCGTGTTCCAGGACCCAGGCGGCTCTCTCAACCCGCGCATGACCGTGGCCGCTTGTGTCGCCGAACCACTCGAGATCCATCGCGTCGGATCCCGTGCCGAACGCCGGAACCGCGCGCTCACACTCCTCGAACGCTGCGGCATGCCCGCTGACGCAGCGGAGAGATACCCACACGAACTGAGCGGCGGCCAGCGACAGCGAGTCGCGATCGCGCGAGCGATCGCACTCGAACCCTCGCTGATTGTCTGCGATGAGCCGACGAGCGCACTGGATGTCTCGGTCCAGGCCCAGATCCTGAACCTCCTCATGGACCTGCAACGCGAGCGCGGGCTCGCATACCTCTTCATCAGCCATGACATCGAGGTCGTCGCCCACCTCTGCACGCGCATCGCCGTCATGCGCGAGGGACGCATCATCGAGTCCGGCCCGACCGACACCGTCCTGAACTCCCCTGCCGACCCCTACACCCGCGCCCTGCTGAGCGCGGTCCCGTCACGTGACTTCGCGACTTCATGA
- the murC gene encoding UDP-N-acetylmuramate--L-alanine ligase — protein MRTLLARETPGTKPMPPSLPADRRQLPPFDVKGKHVYMVGIGGCGMSGLARLLASRGAIVSGSDTSRSDVTSELASAGMEIGFDQQRGALPERCDVVVHSAAIKPAHPELIAAVERGVATLSYAEALGRCMIGRTGVSVAGTHGKSTTTAMLGIALTDAGLDPSVIVGAVSSQLGAGACSAPQRAIGFRIGAERVPDGGLQGRPGILVAEACEFNRSFHHHFPTVASISSVEADHLDVYGTLDAVVESFREFAMLLPPAEEGGLLLIADEGAHRREITAGLRCKVQTIGFSPAADWVVWLDSSTGQVTLSRGREPVAQWTNRVPGAHNAMNAATACAIAISLGADPRKVERSLSEFRGIDRRMQFLGEKRFDGHVGTVRVYDDYGHHPTEVEATLRAIRDHERPQERGGRLVCVFQPHQHSRTRFLLEEFASAFGQADIVIVPHIYFVRDSEVEKSRVSSQDLVDRLRSRGVHAMHLYPFDAIVEHLQNLCKPNDLVIVMGAGPVYQIAHGFLGSGPAVSGGGAGA, from the coding sequence ATGCGAACACTGCTTGCGAGAGAGACTCCTGGAACCAAGCCGATGCCTCCTTCACTTCCTGCCGATCGGCGTCAGCTGCCCCCGTTCGACGTGAAGGGGAAGCATGTGTACATGGTGGGGATCGGCGGGTGCGGGATGTCGGGCCTGGCGCGTCTGCTCGCCTCGCGGGGCGCGATCGTCAGCGGCTCGGACACAAGCCGATCCGATGTGACATCGGAGCTGGCGTCTGCGGGCATGGAGATCGGGTTTGACCAGCAGCGAGGCGCGCTGCCGGAGCGGTGCGATGTTGTGGTTCACTCCGCGGCGATCAAGCCGGCGCATCCTGAGCTGATCGCGGCTGTCGAGCGTGGGGTGGCGACGCTGTCGTATGCCGAGGCACTCGGCAGGTGCATGATCGGCAGGACGGGGGTTTCGGTGGCGGGGACGCACGGGAAGTCCACGACGACGGCGATGCTGGGGATCGCGTTGACGGATGCGGGGCTCGATCCGAGCGTGATTGTCGGGGCGGTGTCCTCGCAGCTTGGAGCGGGCGCGTGCTCGGCTCCGCAGCGTGCGATCGGGTTTCGTATCGGCGCGGAGCGCGTGCCCGATGGCGGGCTCCAGGGGCGGCCGGGGATTCTGGTCGCGGAGGCGTGCGAGTTCAATCGATCCTTCCATCACCACTTCCCGACGGTCGCGTCGATCAGTTCGGTCGAGGCGGATCACTTGGACGTCTACGGGACGCTCGATGCGGTGGTGGAGTCGTTTAGAGAGTTTGCGATGCTGCTGCCCCCGGCGGAAGAGGGCGGGCTGCTCTTGATTGCTGATGAGGGAGCGCACAGGCGCGAGATCACGGCGGGGCTGCGCTGCAAGGTGCAGACGATCGGTTTCTCTCCGGCGGCTGACTGGGTCGTCTGGCTCGATTCATCAACTGGGCAGGTGACGCTGTCGCGCGGGCGTGAACCTGTGGCGCAGTGGACGAATCGGGTGCCGGGCGCGCACAACGCGATGAACGCGGCGACCGCGTGCGCGATCGCGATCTCACTCGGAGCCGATCCGCGGAAGGTCGAGCGGTCGCTGTCGGAGTTTCGGGGGATCGATCGACGCATGCAGTTTCTGGGTGAGAAGCGATTCGATGGGCATGTTGGTACGGTGCGCGTCTATGACGACTATGGGCACCATCCGACCGAGGTCGAGGCGACGCTGCGGGCGATTCGCGATCACGAGAGGCCCCAGGAGCGAGGCGGGCGGCTTGTGTGTGTGTTCCAGCCCCACCAGCACTCGCGGACGCGATTCCTCCTTGAGGAGTTTGCGTCGGCGTTTGGTCAGGCGGACATCGTGATCGTGCCGCATATCTACTTTGTGCGAGACTCGGAGGTCGAGAAGTCGCGTGTCTCGTCGCAGGATCTGGTCGATCGCCTGAGGTCGAGGGGCGTGCACGCGATGCACCTGTACCCGTTCGACGCGATCGTTGAGCACTTGCAGAATCTTTGCAAGCCGAATGACCTAGTGATCGTCATGGGTGCTGGGCCGGTGTATCAGATCGCGCACGGCTTTCTCGGGAGCGGCCCCGCGGTGAGCGGCGGGGGGGCGGGTGCATGA